A genomic stretch from Bacillota bacterium includes:
- a CDS encoding Asp23/Gls24 family envelope stress response protein: MPYELTNRRGNVVWSEEVIATLAGAAASECPGVVGMAARGVGALAELLGRDSLARGVEVSVREGKVHLTLNIMVGYGNRIPAVGRDVAERVRGAVEEAGIPVGRITVQVQGVRV; encoded by the coding sequence TTGCCCTATGAGTTGACGAACCGGCGGGGGAACGTGGTGTGGAGCGAGGAGGTCATTGCCACCCTGGCGGGCGCCGCTGCCAGCGAATGCCCGGGGGTGGTGGGAATGGCCGCCCGGGGAGTAGGGGCTCTGGCGGAGTTGTTGGGGCGGGACAGCCTGGCCCGCGGGGTGGAGGTCTCCGTTCGGGAAGGAAAAGTCCATCTGACCTTGAACATCATGGTGGGATACGGTAACCGCATACCCGCCGTGGGCCGCGACGTGGCCGAACGGGTGCGCGGCGCGGTGGAGGAAGCCGGGATCCCCGTGGGTCGCATAACCGTGCAGGTGCAGGGCGTACGCGTTTAG
- the rpmB gene encoding 50S ribosomal protein L28, which produces MGRKCVVCGKDAWVGFQISHSHRRTKRRWNPNLQKIRIVENGRVRRALVCARCLKAGKVQRAV; this is translated from the coding sequence ATGGGGCGCAAATGCGTAGTGTGTGGTAAGGATGCCTGGGTCGGGTTCCAGATCAGCCACTCCCACCGGCGTACCAAGAGACGGTGGAACCCCAACCTGCAGAAGATCCGTATCGTGGAAAACGGGCGGGTGCGGCGTGCCCTGGTTTGTGCCAGATGCCTCAAGGCGGGGAAGGTGCAGCGGGCCGTTTGA
- a CDS encoding zinc metallopeptidase, with protein MYWGYGMDAGLLLFVLPAFIFSLYAQARVSGTAQQFSRVMASVGKTGAQVAEELLWRAGVREVRVTRTPGVLSDHYDPRQRVLRLSPAVHDGLSITAVGVAAHEVGHAIQHAVGYGPLALRNRLVPVVSFGSQAAIPLFFVGLIMGSGSLMNLGLILFLGAVVFTAITLPVEYNASSRALAELQAGGYLRTEREARGARAVLNAAALTYVAALAMAVAQLLRMFMLARSRED; from the coding sequence TTGTACTGGGGCTACGGTATGGACGCCGGCCTGCTGCTCTTTGTCCTGCCGGCGTTCATCTTCTCCCTTTACGCCCAGGCGCGGGTGAGCGGCACCGCCCAGCAGTTCTCTCGGGTAATGGCCTCGGTGGGGAAGACGGGGGCCCAGGTGGCGGAGGAACTGCTGTGGCGAGCGGGCGTAAGGGAAGTGCGGGTGACGAGGACGCCGGGAGTGCTGAGCGATCACTACGATCCCCGCCAGCGCGTGCTGCGTCTGTCGCCCGCGGTCCACGACGGCCTTTCCATCACCGCCGTGGGGGTGGCCGCCCACGAGGTGGGGCATGCCATCCAGCACGCGGTGGGTTACGGGCCCCTGGCCCTGCGCAACCGCCTGGTGCCAGTGGTGAGCTTCGGCTCTCAGGCCGCCATTCCCCTGTTTTTCGTGGGGCTCATCATGGGTTCGGGCTCCCTCATGAATCTGGGGCTGATCCTGTTCCTGGGAGCGGTGGTGTTCACCGCCATCACCCTCCCGGTTGAGTACAACGCCAGCTCGCGGGCCCTGGCCGAACTGCAGGCGGGCGGCTATCTGCGCACGGAGCGGGAAGCAAGGGGCGCGCGGGCGGTGCTCAACGCCGCCGCTCTCACCTACGTGGCTGCCCTGGCCATGGCGGTGGCCCAGTTGCTCCGCATGTTCATGCTGGCCCGCAGCCGGGAGGATTAG
- the rpe gene encoding ribulose-phosphate 3-epimerase, whose product MVRAKNVKVAPSLLAADFADLGRAARAAEQAGADLLHIDVMDGCFVPPITLGQQVVTAIRPLVRIPLDVHLMTVHPERHLVSFRDAGADIITVHAEACPHLHRVLGRIRELGAQAGVAFNPATYPGVLKYVGDLVDVVLVMTVNPGYGGQALIPATLRKVEEVSRLGLRAEIEVDGGINPETALLARRAGATILVAGTSVFGAPDYAAAMRALRTAPAGPGI is encoded by the coding sequence ATGGTGCGGGCAAAGAACGTGAAAGTGGCGCCCTCCTTGCTGGCGGCCGACTTCGCCGACCTGGGCCGGGCGGCGCGGGCGGCCGAGCAGGCGGGCGCCGATCTCCTGCACATCGATGTGATGGATGGTTGCTTCGTGCCCCCCATCACCCTGGGGCAGCAGGTGGTAACGGCTATCAGGCCCCTGGTGCGCATCCCCCTGGACGTCCACCTCATGACAGTCCACCCCGAACGGCACCTGGTCTCCTTTCGGGACGCGGGGGCGGACATAATAACGGTGCATGCCGAAGCCTGCCCTCACCTGCACCGGGTGCTGGGAAGGATAAGGGAATTGGGGGCGCAGGCGGGGGTGGCTTTCAATCCCGCCACCTATCCGGGGGTATTGAAGTACGTGGGGGACCTGGTAGACGTGGTGCTGGTGATGACCGTCAACCCGGGGTACGGAGGCCAGGCCCTGATCCCCGCCACCCTGCGTAAGGTGGAGGAAGTGTCCCGCCTGGGCCTGCGGGCTGAGATCGAAGTGGACGGGGGCATCAACCCGGAGACGGCCCTCCTGGCGCGGCGGGCCGGCGCCACCATCCTGGTGGCGGGTACTTCCGTGTTCGGGGCGCCGGACTACGCCGCTGCCATGAGAGCGCTGCGCACCGCCCCTGCCGGCCCGGGAATATAA
- a CDS encoding DAK2 domain-containing protein: MAGRIGGWDLRRMIGLATGYLERHRAEVDQLNVFPVPDGDTGTNLLLTMRSAQAEMDRVNSSSLGEMSGALARGSLLGARGNSGVILSQIFRGLARTFEGKGEADGLDLGLALQEGVQAAYRAVVRPVEGTILTVAREAARRAVEVGKRTRDAVVVLREAWNGARETLGHTPDLLPVLKRAGVVDAGGQGLVYILEGLLAALVGEEGSAQMVEPQPVSVSAMGVGAFPYDVVATVRVRGRWSRLRQELAALGDSLVLAEEDEFARVHLHTASPDRVVALLMDEGLAELRVEDMRLQVEAHTGAPFGGSGARSDDLTRVAVVAVAPGDGWAEVLASLGAAVVAGGPTMNPSASELMEAVRQARAREVVVLPGHPNAWAVARQVASLSRMPVRVVSALSPAQAVAAALAFNPEVGGSENVAAMQEAAGRVKTLQVTRAVRDAAVEDVPVRRGDVVGFLEEDLVVVAPTCEEAVLALLERAVTGEMTAVTLFYGVDVDGARAAALADRVRSRYPGLLVEVHYGGQPLQHYVISVE; this comes from the coding sequence GTGGCGGGACGTATCGGGGGATGGGATCTGCGCCGCATGATCGGCCTTGCCACCGGGTACCTGGAAAGGCACCGGGCCGAGGTGGACCAGCTCAACGTTTTCCCGGTGCCGGACGGCGACACGGGCACCAACCTCCTGCTCACCATGCGCTCCGCCCAGGCGGAAATGGACAGGGTGAACTCGTCTTCCCTCGGCGAGATGAGCGGAGCCCTGGCCCGGGGATCCTTGCTGGGTGCCCGCGGCAACTCCGGAGTGATTCTCTCTCAGATTTTCCGGGGCCTGGCCCGTACGTTCGAGGGCAAGGGGGAGGCGGACGGGCTGGACCTGGGCTTGGCCCTCCAGGAGGGAGTGCAGGCCGCCTATCGGGCGGTGGTCCGCCCCGTGGAGGGGACCATCCTCACGGTGGCGCGGGAGGCTGCCCGCCGGGCGGTAGAGGTGGGAAAGCGCACCCGCGACGCGGTGGTGGTCCTGCGGGAAGCCTGGAACGGTGCCCGCGAGACCCTGGGACACACACCGGACCTCCTGCCCGTGCTGAAAAGGGCAGGTGTGGTCGATGCCGGGGGACAGGGTCTGGTCTACATCCTGGAGGGCCTGCTGGCTGCCCTGGTGGGAGAAGAAGGTTCGGCCCAGATGGTCGAGCCCCAGCCGGTGAGCGTGTCGGCGATGGGCGTGGGAGCCTTCCCCTATGACGTGGTGGCCACCGTGCGGGTCCGGGGGCGATGGTCGCGGCTGCGCCAGGAGCTGGCCGCCCTGGGGGATTCCCTGGTGCTGGCCGAGGAGGACGAGTTCGCACGCGTTCACCTGCACACCGCTTCCCCCGACCGGGTGGTGGCCCTCCTCATGGACGAGGGGCTGGCGGAACTGCGGGTTGAGGACATGCGCCTGCAGGTGGAGGCGCACACCGGCGCGCCCTTCGGGGGCTCGGGGGCTCGCTCCGACGACCTCACGCGGGTGGCGGTGGTGGCAGTGGCACCCGGAGACGGGTGGGCCGAAGTGCTGGCCAGCCTGGGTGCGGCGGTGGTGGCCGGCGGTCCCACCATGAACCCCAGCGCCAGCGAGCTGATGGAAGCCGTCAGGCAGGCCCGCGCCCGCGAGGTGGTGGTGCTCCCCGGTCACCCCAATGCCTGGGCGGTGGCCCGCCAGGTGGCCTCTCTCAGTCGCATGCCGGTGCGGGTGGTTTCGGCCCTCTCCCCTGCCCAGGCCGTGGCTGCCGCTCTGGCCTTCAACCCCGAGGTGGGTGGCTCGGAGAACGTGGCCGCCATGCAGGAGGCGGCGGGGCGGGTGAAAACGCTTCAGGTCACCCGGGCCGTGAGGGATGCGGCGGTGGAAGACGTTCCCGTCCGTCGGGGTGACGTCGTGGGTTTCCTGGAAGAGGATCTGGTGGTGGTGGCCCCCACGTGCGAAGAGGCCGTGCTGGCGCTCCTGGAGCGGGCGGTGACGGGGGAAATGACGGCCGTGACCCTGTTCTACGGGGTGGACGTGGATGGGGCCCGGGCCGCTGCCCTGGCCGATCGGGTACGGTCCCGCTACCCGGGGTTGCTGGTGGAGGTCCACTACGGGGGCCAGCCCCTGCAGCATTACGTGATCTCGGTGGAGTGA
- the rsgA gene encoding ribosome small subunit-dependent GTPase A produces the protein MRGQVLGCYGDRVVVRSEEGEELSCRLRGRLRREALGVVAGDLVRVGGSRAAPVVEEVLPRRNLMDRPPVANVDQVLVVFSYRDPPLDLGQVGRVLVGAEKAGVDAVAVVSKADLMGEEEREEVRELFRAVPYRLVVTSSVTAEGLEELRPFLRGRVSVLAGASGVGKSGLLNALKPGLGLATGEISPRIRRGRHTTRLARLLDVDGGTVADTPGFSRLDLGGVEPRELATLFPEMAPLAPRCRFADCYHRAEPGCEVRRAAEEGGVAPWRYRLYLELLSGIEEALPW, from the coding sequence GTGCGGGGACAGGTGCTGGGGTGTTACGGTGACCGGGTGGTGGTGCGCTCGGAGGAAGGGGAAGAGCTGAGCTGTCGCCTGCGGGGTCGCCTGCGCCGGGAGGCCCTGGGTGTGGTGGCGGGTGACCTGGTGCGGGTGGGGGGGAGCCGGGCGGCTCCCGTGGTGGAGGAGGTGCTCCCCCGGCGCAACCTGATGGACCGCCCCCCGGTGGCCAACGTGGACCAGGTGCTGGTGGTGTTCTCGTACCGGGATCCCCCCCTGGACCTGGGGCAGGTGGGCCGGGTGCTGGTGGGTGCGGAGAAGGCGGGCGTGGATGCGGTGGCGGTGGTGAGCAAGGCCGATCTGATGGGGGAAGAGGAGCGGGAGGAGGTGCGGGAGCTGTTCCGCGCCGTCCCCTACCGGCTGGTGGTGACGAGCAGCGTAACGGCAGAAGGCCTGGAGGAACTGAGGCCGTTTCTCCGCGGCCGGGTTTCGGTGCTGGCCGGTGCGAGCGGGGTGGGCAAGTCCGGCCTGCTCAATGCCCTTAAGCCCGGCCTGGGTCTGGCCACCGGGGAAATATCCCCTCGCATAAGGCGGGGGCGCCATACCACCCGCCTGGCGCGGTTGCTGGATGTGGACGGCGGGACGGTGGCCGACACGCCGGGGTTTTCCCGCCTGGACCTGGGCGGCGTGGAGCCGCGGGAACTGGCGACGCTGTTCCCCGAGATGGCGCCGCTGGCACCCCGGTGCCGCTTCGCCGATTGCTACCACCGGGCCGAGCCGGGGTGCGAAGTGCGCCGGGCGGCGGAAGAAGGCGGGGTGGCTCCCTGGCGCTACCGCCTATACCTGGAGCTCCTGAGCGGCATCGAGGAGGCTTTACCCTGGTGA
- a CDS encoding PASTA domain-containing protein, with protein sequence MIGRKLGGRYQIVERLGAGGMGVVYRAEDTWLGRTVAIKVLRPELAADADFLRRFRREAKAAASLSHPNVVSLFDVGQDGDLHYLVMEYVPGPTLEERLDQGPLPPAEAVRVTSLVATALEHAHSHDVVHRDVKPQNILLAPRGQVKVADFGIARAGVASTVTHPGAIVGSVHYLAPEQVQGAPGDQQADVYSLGVVLYRMLTGRLPFEGDNPISVALKHVREEPQPLRRLAPRTPPGLERVVMRALCKDPGGRYASAADFLAALQGIDAQPGAAAVRGGEAVVGERSRNPVRHGRVTRRPRLVAWVLFAILLVGALAYGGHAFLRWWYVPTLTTPNVLRMDLSSAQEQLRARGLQYEVVGQQYSSEVEVSCVIGQDPDPGEPVKKGGMVKLWISLGPEFVKGGVPAVEGKSAREAEEILRSGGLEVRTTYRYDNEKPKDTVISQRPRAGDPAVRGAVVDLEVSSGPEPKPVSVPSVYGLTVDQAAARLKEAGLALGTVDEVPNALPRGMVCGQEPAAGQTVAQDTVVNIKRSKSTALPVHRSLILVSVPGKAEETRLVQVEVSDELGTAVVYSAPRAGGSDFPVVVTWAGNQGSVRILCDGQVVSQVALK encoded by the coding sequence TTGATCGGCCGGAAACTAGGTGGTCGCTATCAGATAGTGGAGCGGCTGGGCGCGGGCGGCATGGGAGTGGTGTACCGGGCCGAGGACACCTGGCTGGGTCGCACCGTGGCCATAAAGGTATTGCGGCCGGAGCTGGCCGCCGATGCTGACTTCCTCCGCCGCTTCCGGCGGGAGGCAAAGGCGGCGGCGTCTCTCTCTCACCCCAACGTGGTGAGCCTTTTCGACGTGGGGCAGGACGGGGACCTCCATTATCTGGTTATGGAGTACGTGCCCGGTCCCACCCTGGAGGAGCGCCTGGACCAGGGACCTTTGCCGCCGGCGGAGGCGGTGCGGGTGACTTCCCTGGTGGCCACGGCCCTGGAGCATGCCCATTCCCACGACGTCGTCCACCGGGACGTCAAGCCCCAGAACATCCTGCTGGCGCCACGCGGGCAGGTCAAGGTTGCCGATTTCGGCATCGCGCGGGCGGGGGTGGCTTCTACGGTCACCCATCCTGGAGCCATCGTGGGTTCGGTGCATTACCTGGCTCCAGAGCAGGTCCAGGGAGCTCCGGGAGACCAGCAGGCGGATGTATATTCCCTGGGTGTGGTCCTGTACCGCATGCTGACCGGGCGGCTGCCCTTCGAAGGGGACAACCCCATCAGTGTGGCTCTGAAGCACGTCCGAGAGGAGCCTCAGCCCCTGCGCCGGCTGGCGCCCCGCACCCCACCCGGGCTGGAGAGGGTGGTCATGCGGGCGCTGTGCAAGGATCCGGGCGGGCGGTATGCGTCTGCGGCCGATTTCCTGGCCGCTCTGCAGGGCATTGATGCGCAGCCCGGGGCGGCTGCCGTGCGGGGAGGTGAGGCGGTGGTCGGGGAGCGGAGCCGCAACCCGGTACGCCACGGCCGGGTGACCAGGCGTCCCCGCCTGGTGGCCTGGGTGCTCTTCGCCATCCTGCTGGTGGGCGCGCTGGCATACGGAGGTCATGCCTTCCTGCGGTGGTGGTACGTGCCCACTCTCACCACTCCCAACGTGCTCAGGATGGACCTGAGTTCCGCCCAGGAGCAGTTGCGGGCCCGGGGGCTGCAGTACGAGGTGGTGGGGCAGCAGTATTCGTCGGAAGTGGAGGTTTCCTGCGTCATCGGTCAGGACCCTGACCCGGGAGAACCGGTGAAGAAGGGCGGCATGGTCAAGCTCTGGATCAGCCTGGGCCCCGAGTTCGTCAAAGGCGGGGTGCCGGCGGTGGAGGGTAAGAGCGCACGCGAGGCCGAGGAGATCCTGCGCTCCGGCGGGCTGGAGGTCAGGACCACTTACCGGTACGATAATGAGAAACCCAAGGACACGGTAATATCCCAGCGGCCCCGGGCGGGGGACCCTGCCGTGAGGGGTGCAGTGGTGGACCTGGAGGTTTCTTCCGGCCCCGAACCGAAGCCGGTTTCAGTACCGTCCGTTTACGGTCTCACCGTGGACCAGGCCGCCGCCCGGCTCAAAGAGGCAGGGCTGGCGCTGGGTACGGTGGACGAAGTACCCAATGCCCTGCCCCGGGGGATGGTGTGCGGGCAGGAGCCGGCGGCGGGGCAGACGGTGGCCCAGGACACGGTGGTGAATATCAAGCGCAGCAAGAGCACTGCTCTGCCCGTGCACCGTTCCCTGATTCTGGTTTCCGTCCCCGGGAAGGCCGAAGAGACCCGTCTGGTCCAGGTGGAGGTGTCGGACGAGCTGGGTACGGCGGTGGTGTATTCCGCGCCCAGGGCGGGGGGTTCCGACTTCCCGGTGGTGGTGACCTGGGCGGGCAACCAGGGGTCGGTCAGGATTCTTTGCGACGGACAGGTGGTGTCCCAGGTGGCACTGAAGTAG
- the rsmB gene encoding 16S rRNA (cytosine(967)-C(5))-methyltransferase RsmB — MSATPGRELALRILGEVEKGAYADVAFARLSRQEKDPRERAFAQDLAYGVVRYLLPIDHGLARYLRHPLEKLPAPIRNALRMGAYELMFGGGASYAAVSQAVELARAHGHAGTASLVNAVLRRVAEEPRPRVRGEGLSLVYSFPEWLVQRWVQRLGSEETEALCAALNRIPPLSGRGNLTRVAAEGLLSRLEEEGVRTRPGRYRGECFVVEESPVPVAELPAFREGLFSLQDEGSALVAPVLDPRPGERVVDACSAPGTKTAHLLELMGGRGEVLAVDINPRRLRLVEEGCSRLGLGGLRPVAGDARRLGDLLPDAWGGEADRILVDAPCSGLGALARRPDLRWRRRQADLETLARLQGEILDGVASALAPGGTLVYSTCTTEPEENQQVVDSFLDRHPDFVADDPAPWLPENLRGESRKGWLQLWPHRHGTDGFFICRLRKHRKG; from the coding sequence GTGTCCGCCACCCCCGGCCGGGAGCTGGCGCTGCGCATCCTGGGCGAGGTGGAGAAGGGCGCATACGCCGATGTGGCTTTCGCGCGGCTGAGCCGTCAAGAGAAGGACCCCCGCGAGCGGGCCTTTGCCCAGGATCTGGCGTACGGGGTGGTGCGCTATCTCCTCCCCATAGACCACGGCCTGGCCCGTTACCTGCGGCACCCTCTGGAGAAGCTCCCCGCGCCCATCCGCAATGCTTTGCGCATGGGCGCGTATGAGCTCATGTTCGGCGGCGGTGCGTCTTACGCGGCCGTGTCCCAGGCGGTGGAACTGGCTCGCGCCCACGGGCATGCGGGGACGGCTTCTCTGGTGAACGCCGTCTTGCGCAGGGTGGCAGAGGAGCCCCGCCCGCGCGTGCGGGGGGAGGGCCTTTCGCTGGTCTACTCGTTTCCGGAGTGGCTGGTGCAGCGGTGGGTGCAGAGGCTGGGGAGTGAGGAGACCGAGGCCCTCTGTGCCGCCCTCAACCGCATCCCTCCTCTGAGCGGGCGAGGCAACCTGACCCGCGTCGCGGCCGAGGGACTTCTTTCCCGCCTGGAGGAAGAAGGAGTGCGGACTCGCCCCGGGCGTTATCGGGGCGAGTGCTTCGTGGTGGAGGAAAGCCCGGTTCCCGTGGCGGAGCTGCCTGCTTTCCGGGAGGGACTGTTCTCGTTGCAGGACGAGGGTTCCGCCCTGGTGGCGCCCGTGCTCGATCCCCGCCCCGGCGAGCGGGTGGTGGATGCCTGCAGCGCCCCGGGCACCAAGACCGCCCACCTGCTGGAGTTGATGGGCGGGCGCGGAGAAGTGCTGGCCGTAGACATCAACCCCCGGCGCCTGCGCCTGGTGGAAGAGGGTTGCTCGCGGCTGGGGCTGGGGGGGCTGCGCCCGGTGGCGGGGGACGCCCGCCGCCTGGGCGATTTGCTGCCCGATGCCTGGGGAGGAGAGGCGGATCGCATCCTGGTGGATGCCCCCTGCTCGGGCCTGGGGGCCCTGGCCAGGCGGCCGGACCTGCGCTGGCGGCGCCGGCAGGCGGACCTGGAGACCCTGGCCCGGCTGCAGGGGGAGATTCTGGACGGGGTCGCCTCCGCTCTGGCTCCCGGCGGCACCCTGGTGTATTCCACCTGTACCACGGAGCCGGAGGAAAACCAGCAGGTGGTGGATTCCTTCCTGGACCGCCACCCCGACTTCGTCGCCGACGACCCGGCGCCGTGGCTGCCGGAGAACCTGCGCGGGGAGTCCCGCAAGGGGTGGCTGCAACTCTGGCCGCACCGGCACGGAACTGACGGCTTTTTCATATGCCGGCTGCGTAAACACAGAAAGGGATGA
- the hslO gene encoding Hsp33 family molecular chaperone HslO, producing MRAVVRDSPLVGLAVRLTRAVGEARRRHRLSALATAALGRALAGAALLAATLKGDESITIRVVGDGPLGGIIAEGRAGGAVRGYVENAAVELPPTADHKLDVSRGVGRGYMYVTRDMGLKEPYTGRAPLVSGEIAGDLAYYLATSEQTPSAVALGVLVEPRGRVRAAGGLLVQALPGGDDRPELAYLEDNLRTLPAPSALIEQGNAPEDIMLGAFAGYPASFSPPQPVRYRCRCTRARLLEALATIDLDDAEEGEILEARCHFCGHIYRVPVGEVRALLKRPAAPSPP from the coding sequence GTGCGGGCGGTGGTGAGGGACTCTCCCCTGGTCGGCCTGGCCGTCCGCCTCACCCGGGCCGTGGGAGAGGCCCGCCGCCGCCACCGCCTGTCCGCCCTGGCCACGGCCGCCCTGGGCCGGGCTCTGGCCGGGGCTGCTCTGCTGGCGGCCACCCTCAAGGGTGACGAGAGTATCACCATCCGGGTCGTGGGTGACGGTCCCCTGGGAGGGATTATTGCCGAAGGCCGGGCCGGAGGGGCGGTACGGGGATACGTGGAGAATGCCGCCGTCGAACTTCCCCCCACCGCCGACCACAAGCTGGACGTGAGCCGGGGGGTGGGACGGGGATACATGTACGTTACCAGGGACATGGGGCTGAAGGAGCCATATACGGGGCGTGCTCCCCTGGTCAGCGGGGAGATCGCCGGTGACCTGGCCTACTACCTGGCCACTTCTGAGCAGACGCCTTCAGCGGTGGCTCTCGGGGTCCTGGTGGAGCCCCGGGGGCGCGTGCGAGCCGCCGGGGGACTGCTGGTGCAGGCACTCCCCGGAGGGGACGATCGGCCGGAGCTGGCGTACCTGGAAGATAACCTGAGGACGCTGCCCGCACCCAGCGCCCTCATAGAACAGGGCAACGCCCCCGAGGACATCATGCTGGGGGCCTTTGCCGGTTACCCGGCGTCGTTCTCCCCGCCCCAGCCGGTACGCTACCGCTGCCGGTGCACGCGGGCGCGGCTGCTGGAGGCTCTTGCCACAATCGATCTTGACGATGCGGAGGAAGGCGAGATCCTGGAAGCTCGATGTCACTTCTGCGGCCACATCTATCGGGTGCCGGTGGGGGAGGTCAGGGCTCTTCTCAAACGGCCCGCTGCACCTTCCCCGCCTTGA
- a CDS encoding protein phosphatase 2C domain-containing protein — protein sequence MRAWAASDCGLVRGHNEDAYLVLELGDGLACAVADGLGGMQSGEVAAALAVEVVREHLTRQLVRAPGRPLPAHPQAGGTLVDPPAGGALAEPMAGRAAGEVLRDAILAAHRRIGEAGRSRGAVMASTLTLGLLAPGRLEIAHVGDSRAYLFRPATGLRKLTRDHSRVGDLLWRGELTEAQARLHPQRHLLDQAVGTGELIRVDLLGGDLEPGDILLLCTDGLTAVVDSAEIARVLAEGDLSLAPGRLVEMANRRGGPDNVTVVVAEAHWEDTR from the coding sequence GTGAGGGCCTGGGCTGCCTCGGACTGCGGGTTGGTGCGCGGCCACAACGAAGACGCCTACCTGGTTCTCGAGCTGGGCGACGGTCTGGCCTGTGCGGTGGCCGATGGCCTGGGGGGCATGCAGTCCGGGGAAGTGGCGGCTGCCCTGGCTGTGGAGGTGGTGCGGGAGCACCTGACCCGGCAACTGGTCCGGGCGCCCGGCCGGCCGCTGCCGGCGCATCCTCAGGCGGGCGGCACGCTGGTCGATCCACCGGCGGGCGGGGCTTTGGCCGAGCCGATGGCGGGCAGGGCGGCTGGGGAAGTACTGCGGGATGCCATCCTGGCGGCCCACCGCCGCATCGGAGAAGCGGGACGATCCCGGGGGGCCGTGATGGCCAGCACCCTCACCCTGGGACTGCTTGCTCCCGGGCGGCTGGAGATCGCCCACGTGGGCGACAGCCGCGCCTACCTGTTCCGCCCGGCCACGGGACTGAGGAAACTCACCCGGGACCATTCCCGGGTGGGCGATTTGCTGTGGCGGGGGGAGCTCACGGAAGCCCAGGCGCGCCTTCATCCCCAGCGCCACCTGCTGGACCAGGCGGTGGGGACGGGAGAATTGATCCGGGTGGATCTCCTCGGGGGCGATCTGGAGCCGGGAGACATCCTGCTCCTGTGCACGGACGGGCTCACGGCGGTGGTGGACTCTGCCGAGATCGCCCGCGTCCTGGCTGAGGGCGACCTTTCCCTGGCTCCCGGGCGCCTGGTGGAGATGGCCAACAGGCGGGGCGGGCCCGATAATGTCACAGTGGTGGTGGCGGAGGCACATTGGGAGGACACTCGTTGA